A region of the Aggregicoccus sp. 17bor-14 genome:
CGAAGTTCGCGGCCTACGGCACCGGCATCTACCCGGATGCGACCTTCACGCTGCGCCTGTCCTACGGCTCGGTGAAGGGCTACCAGGAGAACGGCAAGCGGGTGCAGCCGTTCACCTACATGGGCGGGACCTACGATCACGCCACGGGCGAGGACCCCTTCAAGCTGCCGCCCAGCTGGCTGCGCGCGCGCGGCAAGATCAACGCCCAGACCCCGATGAACTTCGTGACCACCAACGACATCATCGGCGGCAACTCCGGCTCGCCCATGGTGAACAAGGACGCGGAGATCGTGGGCCTCATCTTCGACGGCAACATCCAGTCGCTCGGCGGTGACTACGGCTACGACGAGAGCGTGAACCGTGCGGTCGCGGTGCACAGCGACGCCCTCATCGAGGCGCTGGACAAGGTGTACGGCGCCAAGCGGGTGCTCGAGGAGCTGCGCCCGGGCAGCACCCCGCAGGCTCCGGTCAAGGCGCCCACCCCGGGGTAGTCGCCTCCCGCAGGCGTTGAAAGCACGAGAGGCTGCCCTGGACACCCGGGGCAGCCTCTCCGCTTTTCGGGGCGCGCCTTCGAAGCGCTACTCCCCTACTCCCACTCGATCGTCGCCGGCGGCTTGGACGAGACGTCGTAGACCACGCGGTTGATGCCGCGCACCTCGTTGGTGATGCGCGTGGAGATGCGGGCAATGAGATCGTAGGGCAGGCGGGCCCAGTCCGCCGTCATGCCGTCCACGCTGCTCACGGCGCGCAGCACGCAGGTGGACTCGTAGGTGCGCTCGTCGCCCATCACGCCCACGCTCTGCACGGGCAGCAGCACCGCGAAGGCCTGCCACAGCTCGCCGTAGAGGCCGGCCTGGCGCACCTCGTCCTGCACGATGGCGTCCGCGCGGCGCACCAGCTCGAGGCGCTTCTCGGTGATCTCGCCGAGCACGCGGATGGCGAGACCCGGGCCCGGGAAGGGCTGGCGGCTGACCATCTCGTCCGGCAGGCCCAGCTCGCGGCCGAGCGCGCGCACCTCGTCCTTGAACAGCTCGCGCAGCGGCTCCACGAGCTTCATCTTCATGTGCTCGGGCAGGCCGCCGACGTTGTGGTGGCTCTTGATGGTGACCGAGGGGCCCTTGTACGAGACGCTCTCGATCACGTCCGGGTACAGCGTGCCCTGGGCGAGGAACTCCGCGTCCTGCACGTCCTTCGCGGCCTCCTCGAACACCGCGATGAACTCGCGGCCGATGATCTTGCGCTTCTTCTCCGGGTCCGTGACGCCCGCGAGCGCGGTGAGGAAGCGCTCGCGCGCGTCCACCGTCTTGAGCGGCACGTGGAAGCGGTCCACGAACAGGGCCTCCACCTGGGCACGCTCGCCCTGCCGCAAGAGCCCGTTGTCCACGAAGATGCACTGCAGGCGCGAGCCGATGGCCCGGTGCAGCAGCAGCGCCGCCACCGAGCTGTCCACGCCGCCGGAGAGCCCGCAGATGACCCGGCCGTGCTCGCCCACCTTCGCGCGGATGGCCTCCTCGGCCTCCTGCACGAAGCCCTTCATCGTCCAGCTGCCGCTCACCTTGCAGTCGTTGAAGAGGAAGGCGTGCAGCATGCGCTTGCCCTCCGGGGTGTGGACCACCTCGGGGTGGAACTGCACGCCGTAGATGCCCTTCTCGTGGTGGGCGGCGGCGGCGAACGGGGAGTTCGCGCTGCGGCCGATGGCCTCGAAGCCCGGGGGCAGCGCGTCCACGCGGTCGCCGTGGCTCATCCACACCTTCACCCGGTCGCCGACCTTGAACTCGGAGAAGGGGCCGCGGGCCGAGAGCACCTCGACCTCGGCGGGGCCGTACTCGCGGTGCGCGGTGCGATCCAGCTTGCCGCCCAGCAGCTTGGAGATGAGCTGCAGGCCGTAGCAGATGCCCAGCACCGGCAGCTTGGACTCGAAGACGTAGGGGTCGCAGCGGGGGGCGCCCTCCGCCTCCGCCGAGGAGGGGCTGCCCGAGAGGATGATGCCGCGCGGGTTGAAGCGGCGGATCTCGTCCGCCGCGAGGTCCGGGCGGTGGATCTCGCAGTACACGCCCAGCTCGCGCACCCGGCGCGCGATCAGCTGGGTGTACTGGCTGCCGAAATCGAGGATCAGAATCTTTTCTGCGTGCAGGTCCACCGAGGCCTCCCGGCTTCTCGCGTTGACGTTTGGGGGGCCTTATCGCTACAAACTTTCGGAAAGCAACCCTTAAGAAGCCTGCCGGCTTCCCGAGAGAGAGACGCCCCGATGCGCTTGCCCGCCGCGGTTGCCTTCGCCCTGCTTTCGTCCTTCGCCACCGGCTGCGTGAAGGAGATCTCCTCGGAGGAGCGGCTGGATCGCGCCACGTCGGACTCGAGCGCGTCCGCCTGCAAGAGCCCCGAGGAGCTGCGCAAGCTCTCGTGCGAGAGCACGGGGGACGCGCTGGAGCGCGCGCGCGACCTCAACCGCCCCGAGACGGACCGCATGCAGGGCTACATCGACCTGTACCGCTCGCTGCGCCAGCGCACCGCCGCCTTCGAGCAGGCCATGGCCTGCAACCCCGACCTCGCCTACCGCGACGACACCAAGGCCCTGGTGGGCGCGCAGGACGGCTGCGTGCGCACGCTCGCGGACGTGCAGGTGGAGTTCGAGACCTACGTGCGCGAGCTCGTCACGGTTCCCACCGCGCAGGACATCAAGGGCGGCAACACGGTGACGGTGGCGCGCCTGGACTTCAACACCCTGCGCCAGGCCATCCAGGTGCTCGCCCCCGACGACGCCGAGCAGCTGCTCGCGCGCGTGGACGGCGCCGAGAAGCGGCTCAGCCCGGGCGGCGCGGAGTCCAGCAGCGGGCGCCGCCGCTAGCGCGGGGCCCGAGGTAGGGGCGAGGAGCACTCGCGACGACCTCGCCGCGCGAAGCGGGGCCTCCCCGCGTTTTGATGGCCGTCCACCGAGCGTTCGGGCGATACTCCCGTCCTCTCCTCTCTGCGCGCGAGCCAGGCATTGGCGGACACAACCCAAGGGGCCATCGGCCTCGTCGTGAAGCTCCCCTTCGCAACGCCCGAGGAGTTCCTCGCCAAGTACGGCCGGAACCTCTCCCGCGGCGGCATCTACCTGCGCTCGCGCACGGTGAAGCCGCCGGGCACGCCCGTCACGCTGGACCTCAAGCTGGTCAACGGCGAGCGGCTCATCTACGCCTCCGCCGTGGTGCACTACACCACCGGCACCACCGCGTCCGCGGGCACCGGCGTGCTGGGCATGGGCCTGCGCTTCGTGACCCTGGACGAGCCCACGCGCGCCTTCATCGAGAACGCGCCGGGGCTCGCGAGCTCGGACCCCGCGCTGCCTCCGGTGCCCGCGGGCGTCGGTGAGCCGCTCTACGCACCCGAGGCCCCGGCGGCCCCCGCCACTCCTCCCCCGCCGCCCCGGCCTCCCACCGTCACGGCGAGCGCGCCCGCCCCCACGCTGGGCGCCCCCGTGGCCGCGCCCAGCGCCCCGGCCTTCGAGGAGCCCACCGAGGAGCCCAAGCGCACCGGGCTCATCATCGGCATCGACCTGGGGACCACCAACAGCTGCGCCGCGTACGTGCGCGGCGGCAAGCCCGCGGTGCTCGCGAGCCGCGAGGGGCACAACACCGTGCCCTCGATCATCGCGCTCAACGCGCGCAGCAAGCTGGTGGTGGGCCACCCCGCCAAGGGGCAGATGCTCACCAACCCGCGCCAGACGGTGTACGGCGCGAAGCGCCTGGTGGGCCGCGCCTTCGAGTCGCCGATCGTGCGCACCATCAAGGATCGCTTCGCGTACGAGATCGCCCCCGGCACCGAGGGCGAGGCGGCGGTGCGCCTGGGAGACCGGGTCTACACCCTGCAGCAGATCTCCGCGCTCATCCTGCGCGAGGTGCGCGAGGTGGCGCAGAACCAGCTCGGCCAGCCCATCTCGCGCGCCGTGATCACGGTGCCGGCCTACTACAACGACAACCAGCGCCACGCGGTGCGTGAGGCAGGACGGCTCGCCGGGCTCCACGTGGAGCGCATCCTCAACGAGCCCACGGCAGCGGCGCTCGCCTACGGCTACGGGCGCAAGCTGACCCAGCGCGTGCTCGTGTACGACCTGGGCGGCGGCACCTTCGATGCCTCGGTGCTCGAGCTGAGCGACAACGTCTACGAGGTCATCTCCACCGGCGGCGACACCTTCCTCGGCGGCATCGACTTCGACAACGCGATCGTCGAGTACCTGCTCTCCGAGTTCCAGCGGCAGACGGGGCGCGCCTTCCAGGGCGACCGCGTGGCGCTGCAGCGCATCAACGACGCGGCCGAGCGCGCGAAGATGGCGCTCTCCGAGCGCACCGAGGTGCGCGTGCACGTGGCCTTCGTCACGGTGCTCGACGACAAGCCCTACGACCTCGACGTGATGCTCACCCGCGAGAAGCTCATCTCGCTCACCGAGGGGCTGGTGGACCGCACCGTGCAGGTGTGCGGCGAGGTGCTGCAGGCGCGCGGCCTCAAGCCCGAGGACATCAACGAGGTCATCCTCGTCGGAGGCCAGAGCCGCTTCCCGCTCGTGCACGAGAAGATCACCCGCTTCTTCGGCAAGGCCCCGAGCAAGGGCGTGCACCCGGACGAGGCCGTGGCGCTGGGCGCCGCGCTGCTCGCGCACAGCCTCGGGCAGCTCGAGGGCGTGGTGCTCATCGACGTGCTCCCCATGGCCATTGGCGTGGGGCTGCCCGGCGGGCGCTTCAAGGCGGTGCTCGAGCGCAATACGTCGCTGCCGGCGACCAAGAGCTACCAGCTGTCCACCAGCCGCGACGGGCAGACGGAGCTCGAGCTCACCATCTTCCAGGGCGACTCGGACAAGGCCGCGGAGAACGAGTACCTGGGCACGCTGCGGCTCGCGAACCTGCCCAGGCTGCCGCGCGGCGCGGTGCGGGTGGAGGTCACCTTCGAGGTGAGCAACGAGTCGCTGCTGCGGGTGACCGCGAAGGAGGCGACGACCGGAGCCCAGGTCTCCAGCACCTTCACCACGCGGGACACCCCCGAGGCCGTGAAGGCGCGCCTGAGCGCCGCCGAGGGGCCGCAGAGCTCGACGGGCGTGCCCACCGTTTCGGCGGCGCCCGCAGCTGCGGCCAAGAGCGAGGGCGGCGGTCTCTTCGGATGGCTCGGCCGCCTCTTCGGCGGCGGGCGCTAGCGGGGCTCTGCCGCCCCGCCGTGCCTACTTGCGCAGCTCGCCGCGCACGCCACCCGTGCCCTCGTAGAGCTTCGCCGGGGGCGGCGCGTCGCCGTCACTGGCGAGCGCGGGCTCGAGCGAGCCCGTGCGGGGCAGCGCCGCGCTGTCCTGCGCCGCCTGGGCGCGCGCGGCCGCTGCGCGGCGCCGGCTGAGCACGAGCGTCACCACCGCCACGACCGCGAGCCCGACGAGCACTACCGTCTGGCCCTCCTTGAGCTTGTCGATGAGCAGGTCCAGCTCGCCGCCGAAGTGGAAGCCCAGCCAGATGAAGAGCGGCGCCGAGGCCAGCGCCGCGAGCCCATCCCACAGGATGAAGCGCGTATAGGCCATGCCGGCCGAGCCCGCCGTGAAGTAGGTCACCGCGCGCACGCCGGGCAGGAAGCGGGCGATCATCACGATCTTCTGCCCGTGCTTCGCGAAGAGCCCTTCCACCTTCGCGCGCTTCTCGGGCGTGACGATGCGCGCGAAGAAGCCCCCGGGCTTGCGCCCCACCTTGGTGCCCAGCCGGCGTCCCGCGACGAAGATGAGGCTGTCGCCCACCAGGATGCCCAGGAAGCCCACCATCATCATCACTGGCAGGCTCGCCGCGCCCTTGTGCGCGAGGAAGCCGCCCAGGATGAGCGAGATGTCCTCGGGCAGCGGCACGCCCAGGCCGCAGATCACCAGCACCCCGAACACGGTCAGGTAGGCGATGAGGCCCTGCGAGTTGCCCAGAAGGCTATGAAGAAGGTCTTCCACGCTGCGTCCTGTCGATCTCGAAGAGGCCCGCACGTGCCGGCAGGCAACCAGGGCCCGCCGGGAGTCCCCCCTGCGGCGCCCCTTCAACCGGGCCCACGCCCCTAAAACTCCGCCTCCCCCGGCCGGCCGCTCCGCGAGGTAGACCCGGCTCCGCCGGGGGTGAAGGTCTTTAGCGCGGCTCCCCTACGGGATTCCAGAAGATCGCTCGTCTGCCCGCCTGGACTGATCAGGTCCTACCCACCAGGGAACGCAGGGGCTCGCGGTTGTCGCGCACCTTCTGGCCGAAGTGCGTGACCATCCCCATCAGCAGCTTGATGCAGGCCTGAGGCTTCTCGGTCATCAGGCGCTGGAAGTCCTCATGGCGGATTTCCAGCGCACGCACGTCCGAAACGGCCGTGGCAGTGCAGAGCCGGGGGCCGGGCTTCACGAGCGTCAGCTCGCCCAGGGGCTCGCCTGCCCCCACGTCTCCCAGCGCCACGTCCTCGCCGGCGCCGTTCTGGGCGCTGAGGCGCACCGTGCCCTCCTCGACGATGAGCATCGAGTCGCCCGCCGCGTTCTCGGCGAAGAGCCGGGCGCCCTTTGGGAAGGCGCGCGCCTTGGCGACGCCCCCCAGGATGCGGAGACCGGTATCGGTGAACCCCTTGAAGAGGGGGCACGCCTTCAGCGCATCCGTGACGACCATGGCGCTTTCTTACCACGCGCCTGCATAGGCGTCAGCGACTCGCGCCCGCGCGGCTCACGCGGTGACGGGGAGCCGGAAGCCCGGGATGGGGCTCTCCGCGGGCTCGGGCATCACCGTGGGCGGCTGCAGCACGGCGAGCTGGGTGCCCGCGAGCGCCGCGACGCTGGCGCGCTCGATCTTCACCCTCACGAGAGCGCCCGCGGGCGCGTCGCCCTCGAAGTTCACGGTGCGGTTCTCCGGCGTGCGGCCGAAGCGCTTGGTGGGGTCATACTTCGAGTGGCCCTCGACGAGCACCTCCACCTCGCGGCCCACCTGGGCGGCCATCAGCTCACCGGAGATGCGCTTCTGCAGCTTCTGCAGGCGGTCCAGGCGCGCGGTCTTCACCTCGTGCGGGATGACGCCCCACTCGTCCTCCTTGAGGCTCGCCACCGTCTTGGGGCGGGGGCTGAAGACGAAGGAGAACTGGTTCTCGTAGCGCACCTGCTCGGTGAGGGCGAGCGTGCGCTCGAAGTCCTCCTCCGTCTCGCCGGGGAAGCCCACGATGATGTCCGTGGTGACGGCGATGCCGGGACGCGCGGCGCGCAGCTTCTCGAGGCGCTCGAGGTACTGCACCACGGTGTAGTCGCGGCGCATCCGCTTGAGCACCGGATCCGAGCCGCACTGCACCGGCAGGTGGAAGTGCGGGGCGATCTTCGGCTGGATGCGGAAGGCGTCGATGAGCTCGTCGGAGAGATCGTGCGGGTGGCTGGTGGTGAAGCGCACGCGCTCAATGCCCGGCACCTCCGCGGTGCGCAAGAGCAGCTGCGCGAAGCTGATGCCGCCCGCGTACGAGTTCACGTTCTGGCCGATGAGCGTCACCTCGCGCATGCCCACGCGCGCGAGCGAGTCCACCTCGAGCAGCACCTCGGGGAACGCACGGCTCACCTCGCGGCCGCGGGTGTGGGGCACCACGCAGAAGGCGCAGACGTTGTCGCAGCCCTTCATCACGGTGACGAACTCGGTCACCTTGCCGCGGCTCGTCTCGGGGTCAGCGCGAGGGAAGACGTACTCCTCGCTGTCCACCCAGGCAGTCTCCACCACGCGCGCCCGGTCGTTCTCCACCTGGCCCACGATCTCCGGCAGCTTCGCGATGGCGTCCGGCCCGAACACGAAGTCCAGGTAGGGCACCTTCTTGAGCAGCTTCTCCTTCTCCTGCTGCGCCACGCACCCGCCCACGCCCAGGAGCGTCCCGCGCCGCGTCTTCTGGGTGCGGTAGCGCCCGAGCGCGGAGAGCATCTTGTCCTCCGCCTTCTCACGGATGGCGCAGGTGTTGAGGATGATGAGGTCCGCGTCGTCCGCCGTGGGCGTGGGGGCGTACTGCATGCGCCCCAGCACCTCGCTCATGCGGAGCGAGTCGTTGACGTTCATCTGACAGCCGAAGGTGTGGATGAAGTAGCGCTTCATGGGAAATCGGCACCTTATCCGTCGGAGGCGCGGGGAAAGCAACCCGTGAGGGCCCCTGGCTCGGGGGGGGCCTCAACCCTGGAGGACCTGGCCCATCCGGGTGTGCAGGGCGAGGATCTGCGGCTCGTGCGCGAGCAGCAGGGCCACCTGCTCCGGGCCGTAGCGCTGCTCGAGCTCCTGCAGGCTCTCTAGACGGGCGAGCTCCTCCTCCACCCTCGCCCGGCGCTCGGCCGCGCGGGGGCTGTCCTCGCCCTGGAGCTCGGCGTAGCGGGTGCGCACCCGCTGCAGCGTCCAGCGTCGGCCTCCAAAGGCACGCAGCAGGGCGAGCCCCCGCTCGACCTCCTTCACCCCCAGGGCGCTGGCCTCGAGGCCCTTCGCGTGCGCCTCGGCGAGGGTCGCGGGCGCCGCCGCGCCGGGGCGTCCTTCCGCGTGAGCGAGGAAGGCCTCCTGGTAGCGCAGGAGCGCCCGGAGCCGGACCTCGTCGATGCCCGGGGACGCGAGCCGCAGCGTGCGCGAGTCGCCCGTGCCGGGCTCCTGGTGGAGCGGGACGAGCTCGGCCTCGGGGCCCGAGGCACTGGGATCGTCGAAGAGGTTGCCCATGGCGGCGGTCTCCTTCAGGCGGGGACGAGCTGGTCGGCCAGGCGCGCGAGATCGCCCACCGACTGGACGACCACCGCCTGGTGGCAGTGCTTGGAGTACGTCAGCATCTCG
Encoded here:
- the guaA gene encoding glutamine-hydrolyzing GMP synthase, whose product is MDLHAEKILILDFGSQYTQLIARRVRELGVYCEIHRPDLAADEIRRFNPRGIILSGSPSSAEAEGAPRCDPYVFESKLPVLGICYGLQLISKLLGGKLDRTAHREYGPAEVEVLSARGPFSEFKVGDRVKVWMSHGDRVDALPPGFEAIGRSANSPFAAAAHHEKGIYGVQFHPEVVHTPEGKRMLHAFLFNDCKVSGSWTMKGFVQEAEEAIRAKVGEHGRVICGLSGGVDSSVAALLLHRAIGSRLQCIFVDNGLLRQGERAQVEALFVDRFHVPLKTVDARERFLTALAGVTDPEKKRKIIGREFIAVFEEAAKDVQDAEFLAQGTLYPDVIESVSYKGPSVTIKSHHNVGGLPEHMKMKLVEPLRELFKDEVRALGRELGLPDEMVSRQPFPGPGLAIRVLGEITEKRLELVRRADAIVQDEVRQAGLYGELWQAFAVLLPVQSVGVMGDERTYESTCVLRAVSSVDGMTADWARLPYDLIARISTRITNEVRGINRVVYDVSSKPPATIEWE
- a CDS encoding TIGR02266 family protein translates to MADTTQGAIGLVVKLPFATPEEFLAKYGRNLSRGGIYLRSRTVKPPGTPVTLDLKLVNGERLIYASAVVHYTTGTTASAGTGVLGMGLRFVTLDEPTRAFIENAPGLASSDPALPPVPAGVGEPLYAPEAPAAPATPPPPPRPPTVTASAPAPTLGAPVAAPSAPAFEEPTEEPKRTGLIIGIDLGTTNSCAAYVRGGKPAVLASREGHNTVPSIIALNARSKLVVGHPAKGQMLTNPRQTVYGAKRLVGRAFESPIVRTIKDRFAYEIAPGTEGEAAVRLGDRVYTLQQISALILREVREVAQNQLGQPISRAVITVPAYYNDNQRHAVREAGRLAGLHVERILNEPTAAALAYGYGRKLTQRVLVYDLGGGTFDASVLELSDNVYEVISTGGDTFLGGIDFDNAIVEYLLSEFQRQTGRAFQGDRVALQRINDAAERAKMALSERTEVRVHVAFVTVLDDKPYDLDVMLTREKLISLTEGLVDRTVQVCGEVLQARGLKPEDINEVILVGGQSRFPLVHEKITRFFGKAPSKGVHPDEAVALGAALLAHSLGQLEGVVLIDVLPMAIGVGLPGGRFKAVLERNTSLPATKSYQLSTSRDGQTELELTIFQGDSDKAAENEYLGTLRLANLPRLPRGAVRVEVTFEVSNESLLRVTAKEATTGAQVSSTFTTRDTPEAVKARLSAAEGPQSSTGVPTVSAAPAAAAKSEGGGLFGWLGRLFGGGR
- a CDS encoding DedA family protein produces the protein MEDLLHSLLGNSQGLIAYLTVFGVLVICGLGVPLPEDISLILGGFLAHKGAASLPVMMMVGFLGILVGDSLIFVAGRRLGTKVGRKPGGFFARIVTPEKRAKVEGLFAKHGQKIVMIARFLPGVRAVTYFTAGSAGMAYTRFILWDGLAALASAPLFIWLGFHFGGELDLLIDKLKEGQTVVLVGLAVVAVVTLVLSRRRAAAARAQAAQDSAALPRTGSLEPALASDGDAPPPAKLYEGTGGVRGELRK
- a CDS encoding cyclic nucleotide-binding domain-containing protein, with the protein product MVVTDALKACPLFKGFTDTGLRILGGVAKARAFPKGARLFAENAAGDSMLIVEEGTVRLSAQNGAGEDVALGDVGAGEPLGELTLVKPGPRLCTATAVSDVRALEIRHEDFQRLMTEKPQACIKLLMGMVTHFGQKVRDNREPLRSLVGRT
- the miaB gene encoding tRNA (N6-isopentenyl adenosine(37)-C2)-methylthiotransferase MiaB, with amino-acid sequence MKRYFIHTFGCQMNVNDSLRMSEVLGRMQYAPTPTADDADLIILNTCAIREKAEDKMLSALGRYRTQKTRRGTLLGVGGCVAQQEKEKLLKKVPYLDFVFGPDAIAKLPEIVGQVENDRARVVETAWVDSEEYVFPRADPETSRGKVTEFVTVMKGCDNVCAFCVVPHTRGREVSRAFPEVLLEVDSLARVGMREVTLIGQNVNSYAGGISFAQLLLRTAEVPGIERVRFTTSHPHDLSDELIDAFRIQPKIAPHFHLPVQCGSDPVLKRMRRDYTVVQYLERLEKLRAARPGIAVTTDIIVGFPGETEEDFERTLALTEQVRYENQFSFVFSPRPKTVASLKEDEWGVIPHEVKTARLDRLQKLQKRISGELMAAQVGREVEVLVEGHSKYDPTKRFGRTPENRTVNFEGDAPAGALVRVKIERASVAALAGTQLAVLQPPTVMPEPAESPIPGFRLPVTA